The Methanomassiliicoccales archaeon genome has a window encoding:
- a CDS encoding 4Fe-4S dicluster domain-containing protein, whose product MAGDTAHDVPEGGVILEAGKAREYETGSWRSKKPVLDKEKCIDCLTCWIYCPDDSIVIKEKKMEGFKYKYCKGCGICAKVCPKEAIEMVEEGK is encoded by the coding sequence ATGGCTGGAGATACTGCACATGATGTTCCAGAGGGCGGTGTGATCCTCGAAGCGGGAAAGGCAAGGGAATACGAGACCGGTTCCTGGCGTTCCAAGAAACCTGTGTTGGATAAGGAGAAGTGCATCGACTGTCTGACCTGCTGGATATACTGTCCTGATGATAGCATAGTGATCAAAGAAAAGAAGATGGAGGGGTTCAAGTACAAGTACTGCAAGGGATGCGGCATCTGTGCAAAGGTGTGCCCCAAGGAAGCCATCGAAATGGTAGAGGAGGGAAAGTGA
- a CDS encoding DUF1847 domain-containing protein has protein sequence MDYPRCDRCGRNECRSGEEPINPNCPILKEGIDESEIVSRYLEEKVAPMYLVASKIEKETYREIDGAITPIRPRIAEVIAFCKELGLERVGVAFCAGLVWEAGKICKIIEKGGLDVASIMCKCFSVEKEELGIPRESYIREGEEKGCNPIMQAEMLNRAGTELNLIVGLCIGHDILFTQHSDAPVSTLVVKDRMSGHNPISPLYSAYFLEILDRE, from the coding sequence ATGGACTACCCCAGATGCGATAGATGCGGTCGAAATGAATGCCGGAGCGGAGAAGAGCCCATCAATCCCAATTGCCCAATCCTAAAGGAGGGCATCGATGAGAGCGAGATAGTATCCAGGTACCTTGAGGAAAAGGTCGCCCCAATGTACCTTGTCGCATCCAAGATCGAGAAGGAGACCTACAGGGAGATCGATGGAGCTATCACCCCAATTCGCCCTCGGATTGCGGAAGTCATTGCCTTCTGCAAAGAACTTGGCTTGGAAAGAGTGGGCGTGGCCTTCTGCGCCGGACTTGTCTGGGAGGCAGGAAAGATATGCAAAATCATTGAAAAAGGTGGCCTTGACGTGGCATCGATCATGTGCAAGTGTTTTTCAGTGGAAAAAGAGGAGCTGGGGATCCCTCGAGAATCGTATATACGGGAAGGGGAGGAGAAAGGCTGCAACCCAATTATGCAGGCTGAAATGCTGAATCGGGCTGGGACAGAGCTCAACCTCATCGTTGGCTTGTGCATAGGCCATGACATACTCTTCACCCAGCACTCAGATGCTCCTGTAAGCACTCTCGTGGTGAAGGACAGAATGTCCGGCCATAATCCCATTTCTCCACTATACAGCGCTTATTTCTTAGAGATACTTGATCGAGAATGA
- a CDS encoding radical SAM protein — MRSWKIGTYLGVDPICISPKVCSLNCIYCELGEGGILGEQKCQFIQTKVLMEELEHKRMDEVDLITFSGTGEPMLASNLKEMAEAIKARKNVSLAILTNSCHFLNNGSMEALEPFDIVIAKLDAATGETFNKVNRPHSSISFERVLEGIRMAAAEFPGSFRLQLMFMEANKNEVDQLGDLCNEIDPDVIYLNTPLRRCGISPLKEADMQEIRKHFRDFRLQSVF, encoded by the coding sequence GTGAGATCCTGGAAAATCGGAACATATCTTGGAGTTGATCCCATCTGCATTAGTCCAAAAGTCTGCAGCCTCAACTGCATCTATTGCGAGCTAGGTGAAGGAGGAATCCTTGGCGAGCAGAAGTGCCAGTTCATTCAGACAAAGGTACTGATGGAGGAGCTTGAACACAAGAGAATGGACGAAGTCGATCTCATCACTTTTTCGGGAACAGGAGAGCCCATGCTTGCCTCGAATCTTAAGGAAATGGCGGAGGCCATCAAGGCGAGGAAGAATGTGTCCCTGGCGATCCTGACCAACTCCTGTCACTTCCTCAACAACGGGAGCATGGAAGCCCTGGAACCGTTCGACATCGTGATTGCTAAATTGGATGCTGCCACCGGGGAGACATTCAACAAAGTCAATCGGCCTCACAGTTCGATCAGCTTTGAAAGGGTGTTGGAAGGGATTCGAATGGCGGCTGCCGAATTCCCTGGGAGTTTCAGACTTCAGCTGATGTTCATGGAGGCCAACAAGAACGAGGTTGATCAGTTGGGGGACTTATGCAATGAGATTGATCCAGACGTCATATATCTGAACACGCCTTTGAGAAGGTGCGGAATCTCACCCTTGAAAGAAGCTGATATGCAAGAGATAAGGAAGCATTTCAGGGATTTCAGATTACAAAGCGTATTCTAG
- a CDS encoding CBS domain-containing protein, with amino-acid sequence MEKKVLVEDYMVRNIVTIPPDFTIEEATEKLISTEFHGLPVAEHGHLVGFITAKELLRAASNPESRVKDIIRRGTITVSPKMSIDDATRVLFRYGLRNLPVVNERGNLVGIISNIDIVRSHIEKATPSKVLMVKTFLESKNQVRINVRRKVVPIESLRPTQHEIYADELRGRQHEIKRGLVEPIIVIQKNDHFVVVDGHHRVLAAKNMGVKQFSAFVLEPEVQIDLGMEKSAEERGLKTMEDVEIIEGSRHPFVEITTRLLRD; translated from the coding sequence ATGGAGAAGAAGGTTCTCGTCGAGGATTACATGGTCAGGAACATCGTGACCATTCCCCCAGACTTCACCATAGAGGAAGCCACAGAGAAGCTGATATCAACCGAGTTCCACGGATTGCCAGTTGCAGAGCATGGCCACCTGGTCGGCTTCATAACCGCCAAGGAGCTTCTCAGGGCTGCCTCAAACCCAGAATCCAGGGTCAAGGATATCATCCGAAGAGGAACCATCACTGTTTCTCCCAAGATGAGCATCGATGACGCTACACGCGTGCTATTTCGCTATGGGCTTAGGAACCTGCCCGTGGTCAACGAGAGAGGAAATCTGGTAGGAATAATATCCAATATAGATATCGTGCGCTCTCATATCGAGAAGGCAACCCCCAGCAAGGTACTGATGGTGAAGACCTTTCTAGAATCCAAGAACCAGGTGCGTATCAATGTTCGCCGCAAGGTCGTCCCTATCGAATCACTCAGACCCACTCAACACGAGATCTACGCCGATGAACTGAGAGGAAGGCAACACGAGATCAAACGGGGATTGGTAGAACCGATAATCGTGATCCAGAAGAACGATCATTTCGTGGTAGTGGACGGTCACCATCGGGTTCTCGCAGCCAAGAACATGGGTGTCAAGCAGTTCTCCGCCTTCGTTCTGGAGCCTGAGGTCCAGATCGACCTTGGCATGGAGAAGAGCGCAGAGGAGAGGGGCCTCAAGACCATGGAGGATGTCGAGATCATTGAAGGCTCCAGACATCCATTCGTGGAGATAACCACAAGACTTCTAAGGGATTAG
- the porA gene encoding pyruvate ferredoxin oxidoreductase produces the protein MELMAVNGDTAIAYAWKQVNPDVVAAYPITPQTIIVEAFSDYVADGEVDTEYVCSESEHSAMTICIGASAAGARCATATASAGLALMWEMLYVAASMRTPLVMAVANRALSGPINIHCDHSDSMGARDSGWVQLYGENVQEAYDQSIMAFRIAEHPDIQLPVMTGLDGFIITHAIENLQALPDDVVKDFVGEFKPKYPLLDVKNPVTMGPFDNFDWYFEHKYQQVEAMNRVPKVVNQVFDDFEKISGRRYNVVEPYMTDDADYVVMAIGSTAGTLKAAVDELRAEGMKAGSVKLRMFRPFPEKEILEVLDGKKAVAVMDRAISFGSSGPVFPEVRSAMLDAKDAPRVVNYIYGLGGRDVPPADIKNVFRQLAAGESEKINFMGVRV, from the coding sequence ATGGAACTGATGGCAGTCAACGGGGACACCGCGATAGCATATGCCTGGAAGCAGGTGAATCCCGATGTTGTGGCGGCCTATCCAATAACGCCTCAGACCATCATCGTTGAGGCATTTTCTGATTATGTCGCCGACGGCGAGGTAGACACAGAGTATGTGTGTTCTGAGTCTGAGCACTCGGCCATGACCATCTGCATAGGCGCCTCGGCTGCTGGTGCGAGGTGCGCAACCGCCACCGCCTCAGCTGGACTGGCTCTCATGTGGGAAATGCTGTACGTAGCAGCATCCATGAGGACACCCTTAGTGATGGCAGTGGCCAATCGAGCGTTAAGTGGACCGATCAACATACATTGCGATCACAGCGATTCGATGGGTGCCAGAGATTCTGGCTGGGTGCAATTATACGGGGAGAACGTACAGGAGGCCTACGACCAGTCGATAATGGCTTTCAGGATCGCAGAGCACCCCGATATCCAGCTACCAGTGATGACCGGGTTGGATGGATTCATAATCACTCACGCGATCGAGAACCTGCAAGCCCTTCCCGACGATGTTGTAAAGGATTTCGTTGGAGAGTTTAAGCCCAAGTACCCTTTGCTGGACGTGAAGAACCCAGTGACCATGGGTCCCTTTGACAATTTCGATTGGTACTTCGAGCATAAGTATCAGCAGGTTGAGGCAATGAATAGGGTGCCCAAGGTAGTGAATCAGGTCTTCGATGACTTCGAGAAGATCAGTGGAAGACGCTACAATGTCGTAGAGCCCTACATGACGGATGATGCCGACTATGTCGTGATGGCGATCGGCTCCACTGCAGGCACCCTCAAAGCCGCCGTTGATGAACTCAGGGCCGAGGGTATGAAGGCGGGTAGTGTCAAACTCCGCATGTTCAGGCCATTCCCCGAGAAAGAGATACTGGAGGTGCTGGATGGAAAGAAGGCGGTCGCGGTCATGGATCGTGCCATTAGCTTCGGTTCCTCTGGACCCGTGTTCCCCGAGGTAAGGTCAGCGATGCTCGATGCCAAGGATGCACCAAGGGTCGTCAACTATATTTACGGACTTGGAGGGAGGGACGTGCCTCCAGCGGACATTAAGAACGTGTTCCGTCAGCTTGCGGCCGGAGAGAGTGAGAAGATCAACTTCATGGGGGTGAGAGTTTGA
- the ppsA gene encoding phosphoenolpyruvate synthase — translation MKKILSISDLSVNDIDIAGGKGANLGELTEAGFQVPPGFVLTTAAYDYFLEENNLEERLHSILSELDETSDKSLHKTSKAICDAFENAEMPSELTKMTIDEFNRLFGGNGQYGLVAVRSSATAEDLPTASFAGQQETFLNVFEPEDLLNKVKRCWASLFTPRAMSYRATQGFEHDKIKLAVIIQKMVRSDVSGIMFTVDPNSELPHIIIEAGYGLGEALVSGKVTPDTYVVEKFHKRIINKRVASQTWKLVRGETGETIRLDIEEDQQNAQKLPDEIILSLAEVGNQVELHYDRPMDIEWAMEDGELYLVQARPVTTLKSNSSNHLRISKGGTEMTVKDETKVENIITKGLAASPGRVSGKVILLEGDMSLDLVENGDILVTQMTTPDMVPAMTRAAGIVTDEGGMTCHAAIVARELGIPCVVGTTNATKLIHDGQLVTVDGNIGVIIEGVEEVKEEPKPTIMAQATPVTGTKILVNIGIPQKAEEYARLPVQGVGLMRIEFLFTSFVEEHPLSLMKQGRGEELVNKLANGLAIVGRAFYPRPVVVRTSDFKTNEYREMKGGEAYEPQESNPMIGWRGCSRYVSEEYHEAYKLELMAIKKAREEMGLKNLWVMLPFVRTIEELRIITAMMDEVGLKRDRDFKLYLMAEVPCNIFMAEEFSEHCDGFSIGSNDLTQLIMGADRDSEILGRMGYFDERNEAIKRAISHLIRVAHSKGKVVSICGQAPSVYPEFTEFLVREGIDSISLNPDTVIKTISMVASTEQRIILESLRKRD, via the coding sequence ATGAAGAAAATACTCAGCATATCCGACCTAAGCGTCAACGACATCGATATAGCGGGCGGTAAGGGTGCGAACCTTGGGGAGCTTACCGAGGCCGGGTTCCAGGTCCCCCCTGGCTTCGTGCTCACCACCGCTGCCTATGATTACTTCCTGGAAGAGAATAATCTGGAGGAAAGACTCCACTCCATATTGTCAGAGCTTGACGAGACTTCCGACAAGTCTCTTCACAAGACATCGAAAGCCATCTGCGATGCCTTCGAGAATGCAGAGATGCCGTCTGAGCTCACAAAGATGACGATCGATGAATTCAATAGGCTCTTCGGGGGAAACGGTCAATACGGCCTGGTCGCCGTAAGATCCAGTGCCACTGCCGAGGACCTCCCGACTGCGAGCTTCGCGGGACAGCAGGAGACTTTCTTGAACGTGTTTGAACCCGAGGATCTTTTGAACAAGGTCAAGCGTTGCTGGGCATCGCTGTTCACTCCCAGGGCAATGTCCTACCGGGCTACTCAAGGATTCGAACATGACAAGATCAAGCTGGCAGTTATCATTCAAAAGATGGTGCGGTCGGATGTTTCCGGAATCATGTTCACGGTGGATCCCAATTCCGAACTTCCCCACATCATCATCGAGGCGGGCTATGGTCTCGGAGAGGCTTTGGTGAGCGGAAAGGTCACTCCCGACACCTATGTCGTGGAAAAGTTTCACAAGCGCATCATCAACAAGCGGGTTGCAAGCCAGACCTGGAAGCTTGTTCGAGGAGAAACCGGGGAGACCATAAGACTCGATATCGAAGAAGATCAGCAGAATGCCCAGAAACTGCCTGATGAGATAATCCTTTCTCTTGCGGAGGTGGGGAATCAGGTCGAACTGCATTATGACCGTCCCATGGACATCGAATGGGCGATGGAGGACGGTGAGCTATATCTTGTACAGGCTAGGCCTGTTACCACCTTAAAATCGAATTCTTCAAACCATCTGCGGATTTCAAAAGGAGGTACCGAGATGACCGTGAAAGATGAGACCAAGGTCGAGAACATAATCACCAAGGGGCTTGCTGCCAGTCCAGGAAGGGTATCTGGCAAGGTGATCCTCCTAGAGGGCGACATGAGCCTTGACTTGGTGGAGAATGGCGATATTCTTGTCACTCAGATGACCACTCCGGACATGGTTCCAGCCATGACCAGGGCCGCCGGGATAGTGACTGACGAAGGGGGAATGACATGCCATGCGGCAATCGTCGCACGAGAACTCGGCATCCCCTGCGTTGTGGGAACCACAAACGCCACGAAGCTCATCCATGACGGTCAGTTGGTCACCGTCGATGGCAACATAGGGGTCATCATCGAAGGCGTAGAGGAGGTCAAGGAAGAGCCGAAGCCGACCATCATGGCGCAGGCTACACCGGTCACCGGGACCAAGATACTGGTCAACATTGGAATACCCCAGAAGGCAGAAGAATATGCTAGGCTGCCAGTTCAGGGAGTCGGTCTAATGCGGATCGAGTTCCTGTTTACGAGCTTCGTAGAGGAGCATCCCCTGAGCCTAATGAAGCAGGGAAGGGGTGAGGAGCTGGTGAACAAACTCGCGAATGGTCTGGCCATCGTGGGCAGGGCCTTCTATCCTCGTCCAGTGGTAGTGAGAACATCTGACTTCAAGACCAACGAGTACCGGGAAATGAAGGGAGGCGAGGCATACGAACCCCAGGAATCCAATCCAATGATAGGTTGGAGAGGATGCTCCCGATATGTATCTGAGGAGTACCACGAGGCCTACAAGCTGGAACTGATGGCGATAAAGAAGGCAAGGGAGGAAATGGGGCTCAAGAATCTCTGGGTAATGCTCCCCTTCGTCCGCACAATCGAGGAGCTAAGGATCATCACCGCGATGATGGACGAGGTTGGTCTCAAGAGAGACAGAGACTTCAAGCTCTATCTCATGGCCGAGGTGCCCTGCAACATTTTCATGGCAGAGGAGTTCTCCGAACACTGTGACGGTTTCTCCATAGGATCCAATGATCTGACCCAGCTGATCATGGGAGCCGACCGGGACTCAGAGATACTTGGGAGAATGGGCTACTTTGATGAGAGGAACGAGGCGATCAAGAGAGCCATAAGCCACCTCATAAGGGTCGCTCACTCCAAGGGCAAGGTTGTTTCAATATGCGGTCAGGCCCCATCGGTCTACCCCGAATTCACCGAGTTCCTTGTGAGAGAGGGCATCGACAGCATTTCCCTGAACCCAGATACCGTGATCAAGACCATTTCCATGGTCGCATCTACGGAGCAGAGGATAATCCTTGAGTCGCTTCGCAAAAGGGATTGA
- a CDS encoding pyruvate ferredoxin oxidoreductase (catalyzes the formation of acetyl-CoA from pyruvate and coenzyme A), with amino-acid sequence MKIADFVDKPQRLTSGHRLCAGCPEAIIARQVLLATDKPVVVANATGCFEVSTTVYPYTAWAVPWIHTAFENAAATVAGVESAYRVLKRTGKVTEDIRFVTFGGDGGTYDIGLQALSGAVERGHNFLYVCFNNEAYMNTGIQRSGATSLGAQTTTCPAGTCIPGKKEFPKDLTRIIIAHDIPYAAQASPHNWKDLITKAQKGFEVEGPAFINTISPCPRGWRYDSADSIQIAKLAVETCVWPLYEFENGEYELTAESKRIAEGKKEKKPVIDYLKTQGRFRHLLKEEWTPVIEDIQKNLDERWERLLKLVSL; translated from the coding sequence TTGAAGATAGCCGATTTCGTCGACAAGCCCCAGAGGCTCACTTCCGGGCACAGGCTGTGCGCCGGATGCCCCGAGGCGATAATTGCCAGGCAGGTGCTGCTGGCAACGGATAAACCAGTAGTCGTGGCCAATGCGACAGGCTGTTTCGAGGTTTCAACTACCGTATATCCTTACACTGCGTGGGCGGTTCCGTGGATCCATACCGCCTTCGAGAATGCGGCAGCCACAGTGGCAGGTGTGGAGAGCGCATACCGCGTCCTCAAGCGCACAGGGAAGGTGACCGAGGATATTCGCTTCGTGACCTTTGGGGGCGATGGCGGAACCTACGACATCGGCCTTCAAGCCTTGTCCGGCGCGGTGGAGAGAGGACACAACTTCCTCTATGTCTGTTTCAACAATGAGGCCTATATGAACACCGGTATCCAGAGGTCCGGAGCCACCTCATTGGGTGCTCAGACCACGACCTGTCCAGCTGGTACATGCATACCGGGCAAGAAGGAATTCCCCAAGGACCTTACCCGGATTATCATCGCTCATGACATACCCTACGCAGCACAGGCCTCACCTCACAACTGGAAGGACCTGATAACCAAGGCGCAGAAGGGTTTCGAGGTTGAGGGTCCCGCCTTCATCAACACCATATCGCCGTGCCCAAGGGGATGGCGCTATGACTCGGCCGATTCCATACAGATCGCCAAGCTCGCGGTGGAGACATGCGTTTGGCCTCTTTACGAGTTTGAGAACGGGGAGTATGAGCTCACTGCGGAGAGCAAGCGAATCGCCGAGGGCAAGAAGGAGAAGAAGCCGGTTATCGATTACCTCAAGACTCAGGGTCGTTTCCGACATCTTCTTAAAGAGGAGTGGACACCTGTCATCGAGGATATCCAGAAGAACTTAGATGAACGGTGGGAGAGGCTCCTGAAGCTCGTCAGCTTGTGA
- a CDS encoding pyruvate synthase — MKTVEVRWHGRGGQGVVTANELLAGAAIREGKFIKAFPEFGPERMGAPIKAFFRISDEPIKVHSQVYNPDYVVILDPTLVGHVDLTGGLKTGGAIIANYPEGKEKLLESLGDGGEIHVVNATKIALEEVGRPIANTAMLGALVKVSGIVSLDSILAELQAKFSAKFPDKVIQKNINSVKRAYEEVD, encoded by the coding sequence GTGAAAACCGTTGAAGTACGTTGGCATGGACGTGGCGGTCAAGGAGTAGTAACTGCTAATGAACTCCTTGCGGGAGCCGCCATACGAGAAGGCAAATTCATCAAGGCATTCCCTGAGTTTGGCCCAGAAAGGATGGGCGCCCCTATCAAGGCGTTCTTCAGGATATCCGACGAACCGATTAAGGTTCACAGCCAGGTGTACAATCCAGATTATGTGGTCATATTGGATCCCACACTGGTTGGGCATGTGGACCTCACCGGCGGATTGAAAACCGGCGGTGCAATCATTGCGAATTACCCCGAAGGGAAGGAGAAGCTCCTGGAATCCCTCGGCGATGGTGGCGAGATCCACGTGGTCAACGCTACAAAGATCGCTCTGGAAGAGGTTGGGCGACCCATTGCAAACACGGCAATGTTGGGTGCTCTCGTGAAGGTATCGGGTATAGTGTCGTTGGATAGCATTCTCGCCGAGCTTCAGGCCAAATTCTCAGCCAAGTTCCCGGATAAAGTAATTCAGAAGAATATCAATAGCGTCAAGCGGGCCTACGAGGAGGTAGACTGA